The nucleotide sequence aataaaagcaTGGAGGAAGAATATTTACAGCTCAAACCATCCTCCCACAGCTTGCAGGTAGGAATAGTTTCAAACTGTTCTGTCATGCCTGCCCCCTACGTCAaccagtttatttaatttttataagTAATACTGAGAAAATGAATAACAACATGATTGAATGGGATGTTATTTCAATGAAATAACAttctcaaaacataaactgcaaATGTCTttacataatataaataaatacaaaaaaaacagctggaagTTTAATGTTGCACAAACTGCGAGTTTTTggacataaaacacacacacaggctttgttatattattttgaatttgattCTGCCTGCCATATTTTCTTATTAAGCATCAccaatttttgttttcttcactgtTATAATGCTTAAAATAGCTTGATTTGAGGACAGCTGTGGTTCCTGGCGGTTACAGAAAGTGCAGTTTAACGCTACAGCAAACACTCTTTCAGTAGCTACTTTgtcaaaaatacaacagaggagCAACTGGTGTATAAAGAATTCAGTTAATAATAATTGctatctgatttcatgctgcacaATGCGCaagacatttttcacacaacagCAGGAGGAGTTTGGTACCATGCTGAGGAGTTGTACAGCCTGTCACCTGCTGCTGTTCATCTTACAGCTCACTGCAGCTGGTCCCTCTTGTTCCATTAGTCCtttgcaaaaatgttaaatgatatGCTGACGAAAAATGTCGAAAATGCCCATTTTGAAGATGCATTTGTGATGAACTGTCCCTGTCAGTGCTAACCTCGGTGacaaataaagttgttgtttcctgtgatgacttcacaataaaagccacggTGTGTTTCtccagttgaatgcttttaatgtaaaacatcaacagtaggagatgttgtgtttgcattagcagtaacttaatacagctctgatacgGCTGCAGTGAACAGTGACACTGTTATCAATTAGATAAAATTGTGATGCTGGACATGCACCATTTCCTGTGAGGGCAATACCTCTATGCCCGCCCCACAGTTGAACCAGTTGAGTTACATAAGTACTACCAACACAGAAGGCAACATTCACATTATGTGCAGTATGAAATATGCATTTCAGAGTTTATGCGCATGCAAAAATGTTCTGCAGTTTAACTAAAatgatggggggggggcagttgttttttgctttctcaGGCTCCACAAACAGCAAACTCACAGGAGTTTTGACCTCTGtaacatcaaaaatattttacctCATTGAGTCTTCAATCATTTAATCCTTGTCGAATTTTCAGTCACGGACACCAAGTCTGGCAAATAGCACAAATGAATAATTCAACAGCTGAAGCAGCCTATCAGAGAAACTAACTCCTCTGGTGTTTGGAGGCCATCTCAGACAGTGGTGTAAATCCAACAGTCGCCACACGCTTAATGAATAAGAGTGTAGATAAAATAGCTCAACAGCCTTTACATTTGGAAATAAGCTTTCTGATCCTTTGAATCTCCAGGCACCAGTTGGGGTTCAAGAAAATGTCCGATTTGATTTCAATGCAGGAGAGTAGCACCGATACAATTCACAAAACATTCAGCTCTCAAAGACTTTTCTCAcactttgaaatatttaaaacattccCCAGACACCAAATATATTCCTCTACCGACAGGCTTTTCAGTTGTCAATCAGGTGGGAATTCAgaattcattttctattttggtTTAAATGTGTCACTTAATGAACTTCAAATATATTCTCAACTGCTAGTGTCCCACATTTAACCCTATCCTCCTCATATCATATGACTTTACAAAGCCTAAAAATCTTCCTCCACACTGTCGAATTAATAGAGAAGAAGATGAGAAATGATCTGGGTAGAGAAAAGATGTAATGTTACAGTTGAAGATTTTAATGGCATGAATTGCCTCacagaaaatgtactttgaATTGACTTGCAACTCAGGTTCAGTGTTTCTACTTTTCCAGGCAATTTTGATGAAAAGCTAAAGTAGTATCTCTGCACCCTCTTTCCGatgctcaaagcactgcttttAACAAGAGCCGcgaaaaaaacagcttttaatcCATGAACACCCTGACAAAGATGGAGTCGTCCTCGCAAGCTTTTGAGCATTTCAAAGTCATCCTATCAAGGAGGTAAATCTAAAGCTGAGTGTCTGGggaacaaaaacactgaaggGAGAGGACTCTCATTTGGCTTCAGTTCTCCTATGGCAGCCATGTTCCCCAGGCTGATGGATGAAGGGAGAAACTCATCTCATgactaattatttattttccctcCAGAACTGTTGTGTCTGGGGGTTAGAAATAACACAACCCTCTGTTCTGACCAAGTAGTAAACAAACTAGAATGATGGAGGTGACTGagtctcctctttctccctcacaaCACTGTAGAGCATGGCTGCCATACGTACAGCCCACAGACAGAATCTGGCAGGTTATATTTCTCCCTTGCTGTGGTTGTGTGTATTTCTTAAATAAATTCTGTTAGATGTGATGTTATCATGACTATGAATTTTAATATGTGAGATCCATTGCTTTTGGGTTCGAAAACATCATTGTTGCCAaatagggctgtcactttttcaatAACTTAAGTTCATTTGAACAAGGACCAACACATAATTCATTCAAATCTACGTTTTTTTCCATCTACGCTGTCGAATCCAAAATGCCTCTACACATGACAGCACTATTGCCATTAGTGAAAACATAGTAATACTTTTAATGAACAGCTTAGAGTATTAACCATAACAACAAtagaacaattaatcaatttttaTTACAATAGCACTTGTTGGAGAAATTTCAGCTCCTGTTAGTTGTTGATATAACTTGTAACAATTTTACTATAAGAAGTGCACTGTTTAGGATGTGAAGCTAAGTGTTGGGGTGGCGGAGGGATATGTCTGGCAGTCCCATGTAGGTTTGTTGCCGTAACAAAACACTGGCAATAAACCGACACACGACTGCCAGGATGTACATACCAACTCAATTTGACTGCTGAAGCCTTACACTAGCTTCAACATAACTTCTgattgcatttttgcacaggaCAAGGATTTTGTGGATTCTATTACAGTGTAGTTGCTCTACAAAGTTATCACTTCATAGGCAGTTTGAAATGAACATTTGGCAGGTGAGTTTTGTATTAAAACATACGTGAAAAAAATCTTAGTCTATTCTTTAAGATTTTctttaaaggttccctgtggagttttgtaggtatggagctgtttttctataaGTGGGTCAGCGTTTTACATGCGGGTGACGTGATACACAGTCCTTCCAGTggtgtcacactattccactgacgAACAGGTGGCAGTAATACGCCAAGATATGCAGCAATGTGCCAGAAGGGAACAAGACTGCTAACAAGAAaaaatggatgtaaacaatgctggatttaaaatactttaaaaatcagctttgaaatgttttataaaggaaggaaatgcactcaacacctttgttagacctcaaggatacacaatGAGTCTTGGTGAGAAATGCTGAAtgtcaaaataacatttgtttgtttacaagaaaactctaCAGGGCACCTTTTAATTAAGTGGATGAGAACCTCACTATGTTGAcagggtgtccacatacttttggccatatagcttataataataataataatattaataatgttgttttgttgatgATGTTATATAATCACACAGTTTAGCCTGTAGCCTGTAGTTTATCTCTTGGGCTATGGGATGTGCTACAGAGACCAGGCTTTATTGTAGACTTACACTCAGTTTAGAACTGAGCAGACACCTAGCAGGAGGCATTCAATTCTAATGGAGGGAGGTCTGTGTCCTTTAGCACTTTGAGCTCCTCTAATCTCTTATTCATGTATTCAAGATGAGAAGCAGTTACAAGGGAGAGCCGAATGGGTCAGAGAACGAGGGTGAAGGGGGGAAGAGAGCTCGGGTTGGCAGGGGGAAGGAGTGAGTAGAAAAAAAGATGGGAGGAGAAAAGCCCCgactccctctccctccatgCACCTATCAGTGGAACctgcagaggagaagaaaggctGGGGTCTTGGAGCTCCACACAGACAAGGATCAAAGGGATTCCCCATCTGATCCAAATGTCGTTTGAATGTTTTATGGTAGTCAAGACATTGAGGTGAGGCTTGAATAAGATGTGGCTCAAGAGAGCTCTGATCAGAGGTGGCCTGTCATTTTCAGATGAGAACGTCATGTTGGGGAGCATATcaactgtatatatacataattCAAAATACCGAGCAAATATATATCTTAGTGTCGTGTGATTGGATCTTCAAAGTCCCATTCCCTTTACATTATGTCTTTATGTTGTCAGTCACTGAATTCattaacagcagctgaggctgcaCCAGCTATTACAGCAAATACACAACTGTTGAATAATGGCCCGCTGAGATATGATGCATACAGCAAATGCCCACGTACAcaaatttaaacacacacatatccaatGTAACTGACATACCAAACTGCATGGAGGCTAATTAATTTGTGTCACTGAAAAGTTAAACAATACAATGCATCActcagatcttttttttttcaatttatcaACCATCCACCCATTTTCATATGCTCACACCTACattcctgcaaaaaaaaagcaacagaaatacATTCAATCATACATGAATGTTGCTCATGCACAGAAACCTACAGGCAACCAACACAGATTCTTTCAGCTCTGACAAAGTCCTTCAAGGATGCAAGGAAGCTATTGTGTTCAAAGCCTTGTTTCCTCAGAGAGAGCACAGGACAAGTGTATCTACAGTGTATTATGCAGATGCCATCACTAAGCTCTCTCATGtaatgcaaatgcacacacatgcctgCACACAAACTAATTTAGAATTTAACAAGTTGTGCTGTCTTAgagctttcatttcatttgtgcaTAACACTGTACATGAAAAGGATTTCTGAAGCACTAACATTGTGAATACAACAAGCAACTGTGTGAGTGCAAAgaataatatgaaaaatacacacCTGAAAGAAAGGgatctggaagaaaaaaagctctaaagCTCTAAACTTGGGTCACTAGTGAATTGAGCCTGTAATGGGTTAACTTGTTCCAGTTAGATGAGGAAATGGGAGGGGCCTGGCActctgacatcactgctgaAAGAGAAACTAAAAGGAGGAAAGGAGcgtgtgtttttactttacttcaCAGATCTGAAAGATTTAACAAAACCTACACACACCAGGTAAAGTTGCAATTGGTCATGTTTGCTGTCTTGTCTTTAGTGTTAACTAGTGTATTTTAGTGATTTCAAACatggacaaaaataaatctgcttTGACTTCATGCTACTCtaactttttttcattgtttcaccTTGTATTTTCTAGACATGGCTTCTGCTAGTAGTCTAATGGCTGAGGATAATTTCCTTTGTTCCATCTGTCTGGATGTGTTCACTAAACCTGTGTCAATTCCCTGTGGACACAACTTCTGTCTTCACTGTATCACAGACTACTGGGACAGTAACAAAACTATATTCCAATGTCCACTGTGTAAAGAGGAATTCTACAGCAGACCAATGCTTCGGGTTAACACTTTCATTGCTCAGATAGCCGCAAAGTTCAAGacatctgttaaaaaaaaatcttgcagAGAATCTTACGGTACCGTTGAACAAGCAGGAAATGGAAATGTGCTCTGTGATATCTGTACCGGGGCAAAGCTCACAGCCCTCAAGTCCTGCTTAGTGTGTTTCATGTCTTACTGTGAAACACATCTGGAGCCTCATCAGAGAATTTCGGCCTTGAAGAAACACAAGCTGATCCACCCGGTTGAAAACCTGGAAAGCAGAATATGCAAAAACCATGATGAGCCTTTGGAGCTGTTTTGCAGGGTGGATCAAATGTTTGTATGCGAGTCCTGTAAAAACAGTGACCATAAAACCCATAAGATAGTGAGTCTGGAGGAGGAGGCTCAAATGAGGAAGGCCCAGCTGGGAAGAGAAATGAAAGACTCGGAGCAGATGATCCAGGCGCGTCAGCAGAAAATCCAGGAGATTCAACACTCAGTGGAGGCTAGCAGAAATAATGCAGGGAAAGCACTGTCATACAGCACACATGTGATGACTGCTGTGGTGGACTACATTAAGAGAAGCCAAACTGAGCTGACTGAGGTAATTCAGACGAAGCAGAAAATAAttgaaacagagacagaaggcTTCATTAAAGAACTGGAGGAcgaaattatgaaaataaagcaGAACAACTTGCAGCTTAATCTGGTCTCACTCACCCATGATGCCTTCATATTCCTTGAGAATTTCCTTTCTCTCACCATCACTCCACCCCAGGTTAAGGACTGGTCTGATATGACGATTCCCAGTGACCAGTTTACTGTGCAGGGAGCCTTGACCAAGTTGGAGACAACAGTGATGACAGAAATAAGGATGCTGTGTGATCCTGGCTTTAAAGAAATTCAGCGGTATGCTGTGGATCTGACTTTGGATCCTGACACAGCAAACCCTTCTCTCAATATTTCTGAGGATGGGAAACAAGTCACAcatggagacagaaagaggaaactCCCAAACAAACCAGAGAGGTTTGATCATGTCCTTAATGTCCTTGCAAAGGAGGGTTTCTCCTCAGGAAAGTTTTACTATGAGGTCCAGGTTAAAGGCAAAACCCACTGGGATTTAGGAGTTGCAAACCAGTCCATCAACAGGAAGGGCGATATAAGATTGAGCCCTAAGAATGGATACTGGACGATTTGGCTGAGAAAAGGAAATGAGTTTACAGCCAATGCCGGCCCTGCGATTTACCTCCATGTAAGGGAGATGCCTCGAAAGGTTGGGGTGTTTGTTGATTACGAGGAGGGTCAAGTTTCCTTCTATGATGTGGACGCCAGGGCTCACATCTTCTCCTTCACCAAATGTAACTTCACTGAGAAGCTCTTTCCGTTCTTCGGCCTTTGTGCTAATGATGGCAGCAAAGATTCTGCCCCCTTGATCATTACTCCTGTCTAATACAACAgctgagtttttgttttgttttctgggttTGTGAAAGAAACAGGTTGAGGAACTTGGAGAGAGATCACAATAGTAGAACGCTGACATCGGTTTTATCTGTGAAACTCCACTGTGTTTCTCCCATCAATCAGTGTCAGTGCTGTATGTCACTATGTGTCGCCTGTCACACAGACAGCTGTAGATCTCCAAAAGAGTCCCCATGCAGCCATCAGGACATTcactgcacgcacacacacgcacacacacacacacacacacacacacacacacacacacacacacacacacacacacacacagacaattaCATACCTCTGTGGGACACTGATACACCGATACATCTCCCtgggttaaaacattttttaaaaaagaaatctttaTGATCTGGCtattaattttaatactttaaactACTCATTCCTGCTAACGTGGCCTACCAATACCAAAGATGGGTCACGTAGCATTTACAAATATCTTATAGcgtttgttttgtgctgcttAGAATGTCACATATCAGGACTGTTTACTTATGACATGATGGATTGGCTTGATACCTATAGCAGGTTCAGATAACGATTactgtgtttaaaaatactCTTTGACCTACATGGGATACACCTCAGGACAGCATATCCCCAGGTGACCCCTgctatatcagaatcagaatcagaaatactttattgatccctgagggcaaactcttttgttacagcagctcactatcacctcaatgcacacagaaatagaagtactaagcaaatcaaaatataatacactataatacaggtaagataaattaagtacaaagtggatataagtatgaaagctaaataagtgtaagtacaaaagtggatttagaggctgacaggttgataagtatgcacggtataataatacaatgtaataaaataagtaatagtgcaataatgactactgtcaagttaa is from Siniperca chuatsi isolate FFG_IHB_CAS linkage group LG8, ASM2008510v1, whole genome shotgun sequence and encodes:
- the LOC122880317 gene encoding E3 ubiquitin-protein ligase TRIM39-like encodes the protein MASASSLMAEDNFLCSICLDVFTKPVSIPCGHNFCLHCITDYWDSNKTIFQCPLCKEEFYSRPMLRVNTFIAQIAAKFKTSVKKKSCRESYGTVEQAGNGNVLCDICTGAKLTALKSCLVCFMSYCETHLEPHQRISALKKHKLIHPVENLESRICKNHDEPLELFCRVDQMFVCESCKNSDHKTHKIVSLEEEAQMRKAQLGREMKDSEQMIQARQQKIQEIQHSVEASRNNAGKALSYSTHVMTAVVDYIKRSQTELTEVIQTKQKIIETETEGFIKELEDEIMKIKQNNLQLNLVSLTHDAFIFLENFLSLTITPPQVKDWSDMTIPSDQFTVQGALTKLETTVMTEIRMLCDPGFKEIQRYAVDLTLDPDTANPSLNISEDGKQVTHGDRKRKLPNKPERFDHVLNVLAKEGFSSGKFYYEVQVKGKTHWDLGVANQSINRKGDIRLSPKNGYWTIWLRKGNEFTANAGPAIYLHVREMPRKVGVFVDYEEGQVSFYDVDARAHIFSFTKCNFTEKLFPFFGLCANDGSKDSAPLIITPV